gtcttcaaaaatagaaaaaaaataacaacaataaaaagtcaaaggactttattattcaaaaaacatatataaatgatagAACTACAAGTGAATaattctttttctctctctctttctcttcctcattctttctctatttatttatttaataaagtattttataatcattcggttttttctctttctttttctagtagggaaaaaatataaacgctACGTTTTAATTCGTTATTTTACACGTTCGTCCACAtcctaatacattttttacagcaatatttttcaatatgtccgatcattttttctctttctcccttattattttttgtcttttttacaaaaaataataataacaacgaGGAAGTAGCCGGTTTAGCATGTTgagttgaagaagaagaaagaggagGAGTTACCCTTCGTCGAGAGATTGTATACTTgtccataaattaaaaaagagcgCGCTTAGCGTCTtctcttataattatttcttattttgatcttttttattaacttctCAATCTCCTTACCTCTCGTCCTCATTATTCCTTCAATAGAGAATTACTGCATGCGTGACTGTGCGCGTGTTATGTATGTGGTAGGGAAAAATAATCTGGCTTTCCAAGGCGACCAGTTTTccattaccttttttttctattctccttcatatacatattatatatataaatctctctctccctctctttCCTTGTCCCCCTTCTTTTTTTGTCTAATGATTCAGTTGGGTTCTTTCTCCATACGTGTGAACATAGGGTATCTCCTCTACGTCAAGTGTTACATATGAGTGTAAATGTATCTCAGTTATTTTAGAAGATAATTTGTTTTctagttaaaaaagaaattatggaGTTGTTTGTCTCCTAGTGTAGTCTTCCTTAAAGAAAAGGAATTGTATAGTACTCTTTGACTGCGAAGAGTCTATTCCATTACTTCAACGTGGCTCACGCAACCTTTGCCctctattatgattatttagtGCTTTGATATATATTGTGCGTTTCTACAAGTAAACAAACAAGAAATTCAATATGAAAATGAGTGGAAATAGTGTAAAGGCTGGGGAAGGTTCTGCACCTCAGATCACATATTCTCAACAAACAGGTTTTCCTACGATCGCCCCCGCCCCACAACAGACAACTCTTGGACAGGGACATCAAGGGATCATGTCCACTCATCAAGGACAATTCCAAGTGATTTCCTCTCCTCCTTATGGGACCTCAGGAGCCGCTCAGAATGCTGCATCTGCAACCACACAATACATTCCTCAATTTGCGACTTATAATCAACAAGGACAACTCGTCATTTCTCCCTCCAACTTCCCTGCCTCAGCCTATGGGCAGCATCAAATCTTTCTCACAGCTGCGCCCGGAATGCAACAGGCTCAGCAAACGCAGCAGCAAGCAGTACAACAACAACAGGTTCAACAGCAGCAGGCGGCACAACATCAGCAACAACAGTCTAATCATCAGGGAGGCTCTGCCAAAGGACTTCTTACGACCACTCAGGGAATAAACAGTCTGCTACACTTGTTCCCATCAGTCAACATCAGGGCTATACTCTCACTCACAATGGACTTGTTCAGAGTAACAGTCCGGGGCAGCAAACTTACATGTTTGCTAATACCTCTCCCCTCATGACGGCATCTCAACCCGGCCTATTCACCTCTCTATCATCCAATGAGGCGAAGAATGATTCTTCCAAACAGGGACAATCCGGACTAGCGCAACAAAACACTGCTGGGGCTACTACAGCACAAGCTCATCAGGGATCCTTCATTATGCATAATGGAATTGCCTATATGAATCCTCAGCATCAACAGGCTATCCTCTCATCCAATGGACAAATCATTCTGCGAGCTCCAACGTCTCATGAAACGACTCAGCAACCAATCATGTTCTCTCCGAGTGCTCTTACACAACAGAGCCATATCCAGAGTCCTGGTGCCACTAATCAGCAGCAAGGACAGCAACAAGCTGGACAACAACTTAGTCTAGCACCTCCAACATTGCAGCCTATGTCACTGAGTGCAACCAACACTGCAGGAACTATTCGTCATGTAACGACTAATTCTAACAACGTGTCTTCGCAGTCTGGAGCACCTCCCGGTAAAACTGCCATCTCTCGTGCTCTCCCAACCATTCTTCCGACCACGAATGTTCGACCCACTTACACTCTTCCTCAGATCCCTGTTTCACAGGCCTCTCTTCAAGTAAATCATCAGCAGCAATCGAGCCCCAAGAGCAAGAATAAGTTTAGTCCTCGAGGTGGTATGGGTTCTAGTGCTGGACGTCAGCAGCCAGGAAAGGTCAATTCATCAGTAGGAGGAGCTACAGCCAATTCCATTCTGAAGCCCTCTATGGTTCAACAGAGAGCTACACCTCCTGGAACTGGAACCATTATGAGTTCCTCTCCAAGTCCTCTATCCATGGGCCCACCCATTTTATCTCAACAACAACCTCCTGTGAATTCTCAGAGCCAACCTCCTGTGAATTCCCATAGCCAACCTCCGACACTTCAACCCATGCTAACGGTGGCTTCTGGAGGAGTTTCTACTACACGAACTCAACTGCACAGTCAGTATCCATCCCTCATTACTTCAGCCCCTTCTCCCTCATCAGGAGCTAGTGCTACTGTCCTTGTATCCACGTCGAGCAGTACTTTAACATCAACCAAGGTTCTTTCCACTTCATCCACCGCTTCCAAAAGCAAAACTTCATCGGGGAACAATAATACCCTCATCAAGGCTAAACCTCCCACTTCTACTCCACCTCCAGTTAGTTCTTCTTTAAACTCATCAACAACCAATGGAGTGACTGAAAGTGGATCCGTCAACAATGGAAGTAGTGGCGGCAGTGATACTCCTAAAGCCTTTGTCAAGCCCAATGTTTTAACACATGTCATTGATGGTCATATTATCCAAGAGTCCTCTCAACCCTTTTCTCTGGAGGCCGGAGATGATAAAGGTAGGTCATGAaggaaatattcttttaatacgTAATAACAGTCATAACGGTCATGGTATGCTCAGTTTGTATTGATAATAACATTATGCTGCGCCCCCCTCCTCTCCTAAGTTGGGGTGTTTTGGGCGTTCCTGGGCTTTGTTTCCCtagtagtatttattatactatataaCCAATGATACTTACTCGTTCAAAGTACTCAAGGTTGCGTGGTATCTCCCTTTTCTTCAAGAAAGGGAAAGTGAACCAACATATGTTGTAATAGTACAACTGTGTTtgaaaaagagaggaaaaattCGCCCTATTCCatggtaaattaatattttaattttcgttATATGAGATGAAGcccttttacatttaattatatatgtatacttgtTGGAAAGAAGGAAACATCCGGTGGTCGTATAcacaaaagtattattaatataagggagtcagaataatgatgacatttGAAGGGGATAGAGAGAGGGAGAGAAGCTCGAACAGCAGCAGCTGAGcatcttttttttgtactaaatcCTCCTCATCAAATGCTAATGTTCAACATTgtttaacttaatttaatattaggaaGAAGGATCTTTCATTGGATTTTACAAGAATTATATGTAACGTTAGCGCTCACTCGCTCCTTAAGCGCGCCTGTAATTGAGAGAAGGGGAGTACAATTCACTATAATCTGGCAGTCTGTGCAATCATATAAACTCCTCCTGTTTTGTTCTTCTCTcctaatatttttctatattttactaAGTGAGGAAAGATTCTCTCATTGGATGCTGCTGTTCTTATACTACTCCATATTAGTTCCCTcccacttttttaaaattgttattttgttgttcCTTTCAAGTATGACAAGTCTGTATATAGAATGAAAACGCGCCTTGAGGGATTATAGAATAGACTCTACGGGGTGCTGGTGGGGGGAGTGTATCTACGGAGACACACtatgttgaaaatatataaataaaaatgtgattCTTCAtgtagaaagagagagagagtgcgatgatcaaagttatttatttatcgcGCTTGTGTAGAACGTCGTCGTGGTTCCCTGACTACTACAAACATTCTCTCTCTTTACACAATTCCACGTCAAGTTACACACCCTCACGGCATGACCCtcaccgattttgatgatttttggtaagctggattttctatttaaaataagcgagtttgtgaaatattagggttctaTGACTCACATGGGCCGTTCTAGGCCCACTCAAGGGCCTGATGCGTTGGACATGTCTTGTTTAGAAGACCATAATTCCGCTCATAGTGGCTcgattttaatacaaattacgtTAAAAGATGTACAAGAACACAAACTTTAACTTATATTccctcatatttttatttttaatcaaaaataaaagtttggggctCTGGTGCGGGCTTCAAAATGGCTCCTCTGCCAAGCAGCAAacctgattttgttttaattatcgTAGAACATGTATCAGTATATGCTTTCAATcatatccaaaattcagagtgggatcttTATGGGATCACTTCCAACAAGAGTATTATTTAGAGTATATATACGGCCCAGGTGAGTTACTGGattgtaatatttcaaacactctcttattttatatagaaaagccagttcaccaaaaatcatcaaaatcacAGAGGGTcatgtaaattgaaaaaaagtgtgTACGCTTGACGTGAATGACCCAAATGCATAAAAGGATGGATGTGTTTCTAATAAGAGGGATGCATAATGTTGATTgataactttaataataatggaaagGAAAGTTtggcaacaactgtttttcttttattttttgcgtAAGTAAGTGGAGTGATCATGAAAAATGTAATGTACTACTACTCATGTTAGACAGAGATCGAATTAAacctcttatttatttatttctaatacgAAAAAAGATCTTCCATTTCGTCATTCCTTCCTCTATAAGTTCAGTCTTTTCCTCTCCTTCTTGCCTGCATTAATGAAATTCCTTTTAATAGATACTACTAAAAGAGGGGACAAAGTCTCTTACAAATCTTAGTACAAACACAAACCATTTCCAGATGTTTTCGTtcacagaagaaaaaaaaagtttttctcctaaacaaatatatgtacatagataatgGAAAGAAAGACtgaataattttaacatattccttttttttatatcttccaGCTCAAAATCCCGGAGGTGTACCCAAAAAGGAGTCTTTGACGGAAGAGTCCTTCTCCCACAAACATAACTCTTCTTCAAACAGTATTAGCTCCCCCGCTACCACTGGCACATGCGTTGTTTCTCTGAGTGTCTCTTCTGGGAGCAGTAGTACTCCTATTATGACCACCACCACCGCCACCACCACATCTACAAAATCAAGTACTTCCTCGACCAACTCCTCAGTGACTACTGGAACCACCACGCATGCCGAGAAAAAGCGTGGTCCTGGTCGACCGTCCGGTAGTACGCGTCAAAACATTGATAATCAACGCAACCCTGGCTCTGGGAACAATCAGAGTAGTAAAGGTATGTTGAAATATACTCATTGTATCTTGAATCATTCTTAATTATTCgttgatttgtttttgtagGAAATAATCACCACATCAAAGATGGGAGTGGTCCACCCAGTGAAAAACGCAGAAAACTCACAGATGATCCAATCATCAAACCCCTACCTCTATCTACCTCAAACTCCGTTTTTGGAAAGAACGGAAATCCCCTCAAATGGTCTGTTCAACAAGTCTGTGATTTCGTCAAGAGTCTCCACGGCTGTGCTGAGTACGTGGAAGACTTTATGCTCCAAGAAATTGATGGCCAGGCTCTCATGCTCCTAAAAACAGAGCATCTCATGGCTGCCATGAGTATTAAACTCGGTCCTGCTCTTAAAATTTGCTCTGCCATTAACGAAATGCGTGAGGAGGTCAAACAGAACTGACGACGGTGTTCCACTACAAAAAGAGTTACCTTCAAGCTGGGGTCCACAACCGTGGGTCAAGCGGATCTCGTCGAAGAATCTAAGAAGGATCATTATTACATCAAGGGTGATGATGCTCGTCAACGTTGAGGattcataaataatgattatccACTTACTCTAGAACGTTCATTATTGTGTTCACACATTAAACCTTAGTCATTCATTCATTGGTAGACCTGAGAGTGGAGGATTCCTcagatatattattcaaaacataTTCTCCTACTCGTCTCTCCTTTTTGTTTGTGAAATCTTTATGTTGCATagatttataatacatatatatatatctcgtATGTTGTACATACGAGTGTATTTATGTagtttttgttaattctttGATTTATTGTGTATATTATTTGAGTCCCTCACATTatcaagtatttattaataatggtTGGACGTCGTTCCCTTCTCCCTACTATTTTGTCCCCATGTAGAGAAGTACATTGCAATATACTATTCAGTGTTAATTCCTCTTTACAACAACTTATAATCATAGCAATGTTTTTGCTCAATTTCTTTCTTATAGTTAATTAAACATGTTATACTcaaaagcaatattttatatactatatagataatataacaAAGACTGAAGAAATTGCACGTCTTATTCCATCAAATAGTAATCATTTAGAATAAAGTGTACGCTTTCCCTCTCGAATGTACATAACAAAACTAAAGTGATGAAGTACCAACattctttcctttttgatacaaatcaataattgacaaattcacTCTCCCTTCTCTTACTTCATTGTTTTCTGCAGGCAATCAAGGAGAGAGAGGGATAAATGAATATTCGAATATCCATGCTCAAAGATGAATCTGAATAATTTGTTGgtcaagaataatttgtttgtcaagaatataaatgtaattcaatttTGAGTCATAAAGGGCATTAAATTCAAATACcgggaaaaaattgagatactcaggaatttttttaaacataaattacattattttatttgtattgtaaTATGGATTTGAGTTTCTGACCGCTTATTTATGCATATTGTACATCCTCACTCATAATTAATTCGGATGCAATtagggaaaataattttgatttaatattataaaagaaaatgatttggtatcaaaatgactttttttaccATGATCTATTTGATaaacaggtttaaaaggaaaatattgaatttattttgtaccatacctattgttatcaaaaaatcTCAGGGAGAGGAGGATAAATCAAATAAGAAAGGTTTCGTGTTTTAAGGTTAAAACGTTgcgtatattttaaataatgattcgAGAATGGTGTAATCTCATTTTGTTgtgtaaacttttttatatttctaagtttatcttttaattacatcattttcaGTTTGTGCTACAACAATAAGAATctagattatataatttaagaggATTTTTATTGAGAGAGAGAGATCCTCAGACTTAGCTACATATGAAAtcatgtaaattttgaaaattttcggAGACTTCTATTGACATTAAGCTAGCTTTAGCAGCCAACAAATCCGCCAATTTGACCTATTGGAAAGGCGCTGATAATATGAGCGAATATGAATATCATATTATGCGATTAATTAGAAGGACTGCCTTTGATAGGCGTTATATCATATGTACTCACAGCATCTATATAGCTACACTTCGATTTCTAGATACAATCCCTTCATTCACTTTCACTAAAGCGTAAAGCATTGCCCTTGCTCTTTGAAGTCCATTATAGTTTTTTCTTACATTCAATTCCATGAAATGGAAACATGAAAAGAAGGGGTATACTCTGATACCCATCCCATTAGTAGATGAAAGGGATCGTCATATTTGAGAATATCCACTGTTTCTGGACATTCACTCTGTCCCAGAGTGAATGAATTGGCTGGAAGGAAGACAAGAATGAATGAAAAGTAATCAACTGCAACAACTGTTAGCAAAGCGCTAATTCATACCTAGCTTACGAAGAGAATGTACCTTATCACAATTCATGTCATGTTACtacaagaatttttattttcaaaaaatatccatgTTAAGTGCATcatcatataataaatagtatgaTAAATGATGGTAGCAGTTCAAAACGTCGACCAACAAAACATCGAACGACAAAATCTCAAATGGAAAAAACGTCAAccagaaaatattacatttcaatatataaaaacagtttCTACGATAATTCACTCCCGATATATTCCGCCCCAGATACTTACCACAGCACCCCATCATCAATTATCAGTAAGGAACTCTGACCAACCTCCATTTATACCACAAAATTTGGGGGTTATTTCGGGTAACACCGTGCCCCAAAATGGGAAGAAACCCACAGCCACTACTTACATTTACACCCCGAAGGTCCCTCGAAATTTGAGTCTGTTTCGGGTTTCATCGCGTTTTGAGAACTGACAGTACACAAAAGCAGTCCCAACTTCCTGGATACCAATTGAGGTGTTGGGAGTGGCCCTTAAAGGTAACACATAGAACGACAGTGGGGTTTAATCCTCTTAGGGACCTGGCGATACATGAAAACATCCCAACTTTCAGGGTATACATTAGGGGGGTTAAGGGGTCATTATTGTTGTTTATGTGGGGGGGGGGATGTCTCGGGTGGAAAATGTAAGTAGAGGAAATGCTGTAACACCTGAAAGaagaatatcataaaatatatggagCCATCCATTGTTTGACCTTCCTAACACCCCAATATTGAACTCAGAATACGGTTTTTGTAAATTGACAACCTCACTAAGCATATTAATACTAACGCTGCAACCTCAAAAAGTGTAAGGGACCCCTTCAAAAACATGCAAACCATGATTGGGCCCACAGGTTGTCGTGAACTACAgaacaaaaaccaaaaacagCCCTAACATTTGAGATTTAAATCAGGGGTTGTGCAGGGCTCTTTGTGGTTGATTGAATAGTGAAGGTGAGTTTATCCCATTTTGGGGCCAAACCGTACCCAAAAACACCTCCAACAATTGGGGGGGCCAATAGGTGGTTTTGAGAGGCCCCTTGTAGTTGCTTAATTCGTGACAGTGGGTTTCTTCCCATTTTGGGACACGGCAGTACGCAAAACAGCCCTAAAAATCAGGTTGTATAAGGGGGGTTGGAGGGTTTTTTACTGGATTATTTATATAGGAGTGGTGGGGGTGGGGGGGATATGTTTCAGGCGGAAAATGTCTGGGATATATCGCAACACCATTTGGAGGAgccccttattttatattttacggTCGACGTTCCGTCAGTTGACGTTTTGACGGTTGACATTTTGTCCACACACCATTAACATCAAACTAAGAATTCGATGGGTAGGTTCTAGATATCCTGGACATGTTTGAGcccacattaattattattacataattttcagTTTGTTCTATAACAACATAAAtctacattatataatttgagatGATTTTTATTGAGAGAGGGATCCTCGGACTTAGCTGCATATGAAatcatgtaaatttttataaggatGAAATGctcatgattttaaattatgaagaaattggCCATGAGGCTCGAATTTATAAAAGGATTTCGTGTCCAATGGATTTTGTCTCCCAGGAGTgctatttttaagtaatttacaaataaattgcgATATATTATATTCGAAGTACCAAGTTCTATATCAATTTCCTTTTATATtgaatctaaaatataaaatatccacATTTCCCTTAACTTGGAGTACTTAAATAGATTCAAGAATGGGAGTACTTTTTCAAAGTATCCTATGAAATTATATCCTCTcccaaaattcaaaaagcaaatgacaaaaattaattcgaGTTCTCAATTTCATGGTTTATCTGgatttatactataattatcAAGGAATCCCAAAtctgtcaattatttttttctcatccgAACTATTGGTCGTTGTAATTTGGATAAGCCTTGTTATTCTACCGGATAGTATTCCCGGAAGAATATCTCATTAATTCAATACATTTAGTTTTCTTGTGAACATTTCCATAACGATAATGTTACTTATAAATGTTGATATAAGTAGGAAATGGTTCTGAGTAGCAAAAAAACTCTTCTGAGAGAGATGACCTGCAAGATGCCGATGACGAGCCTCTCTCTGGAAGTCATTTTATCAGTTAGTGAGGATGACCATCAAACATCTGCAGCAATATCGATAGAGGCAGTTCGCACTTCCAGAATATTAAAGCATTCTCCTATTGGCAGTTCTCAACATAGAGACAATTTAAACCTCAAAGTAACATCCATGCACCCTTTAAACATGGATACTGCATTCGTTTGGAGTATAATGCAAAATTCTtcagaacatttttaaaacaagcaTAGGGGTTACCTATAATAAAGACTTGTCTCTCTTTCAAATAGTCATTGAGGATAAAACACCAGGGTTCCTCATTATTCCACATTTTTCATTCCCAATAAAAGTACCGAACCTTCCATATTTCTGAAACGCTCATCACAAACAGTCCTCCACTATTCAGTGGACCGTGAAACTTATCATATGAGATGTTCCTTCTCCTTTACACTTGGAGAAATGAAATCTCTCTAgcggatatatttttaagagtgtcCTCATTGTATGGCATTACTCTTAGAAGATGAATCACTTTTGGGACAATGTCAAAGTTCCATCCAGATATTTTGACACATATATTCAGGTCGAAATTCGTGATGAAAGGTGTAACTTGATTAAATCTCCTGACAATTTCCTCATTATTCTTTTGACAACCCTCATTCCCCACCCAGACTCCAAGGAGTTTGATGTTACTTGTGGGTCGGAAGCTTGGCCATTCTTCTTTATCAGTCCTCCATAAGTACTCAATATCCCTGTTTTTCCcggattaatatttaatctggGAGTTAAAGAGAACTTTCTGAGTAGGGTTATAATTCTTCTGATTTACTTCATTGTTTCAAAATGTATCCCACCCAAGACCAATGTTAAGTCGTCAGCATAGCAGAGGCATTTTGGATGTCCAGAGATCGCCAAAAAAACCAACGATTTTATTATCTTGctgaatattttgaagaaatctgTCAATTCCTACGTTGAACAGTATTGTAAAAACGGGGTCCCCCTGCCTTACTCCTCTTCTATTCCCTACCAGTTTTGTTGTTCgtgattttgtcaatttttaggGACAATACAAATAAGTATTCCTTGCTTTGTAATCGTTTTCCGTAACAGCTTATAAAGTATATTAGAACCGTATATCCTAATATATCTGACTTGACATTATTTCTCTTCTTCTTGTCAATTACGATTTTCGTACATATAATGAGACGCAATGGAGGCATGAAAACTAggggatatttatttaatgtgtcGTCTTGGGAATAGGGTCCCATAAGAAGAACATTCACTCTACATACCATAATATCAACGTCTATTCATTTAGAGAAGACATTGTCTATACCTTACCTTATCGACACAACAATcgtggaaaataaataagtaaattcaaATATAGGTAAACTTCTTTTCTTCACTGATGATTTAACAATGTATATAATGAGTATAGATTATACATggtacttatattatatacccATTTCAAAACGATTTATCTCCGTAccttatataagaaaaataataggtaTTATTATAACGACCAAGTTGAATAagattgaaaaatgatttaccTGCTTCTGAGTTAAGTAAGTTCATaacttagatatatatatattatattggctTGTCTGTGAAGAGTATTTTAACCCCTCATACAGAGTTGCTATAAACTACTGTCCCATCGATTTGTCAGTCTTTTCCCACTTGAAACCAAGGCATTCTTGAGGTTTCGTTAGGAAGCTCAAATGTGTTCTCTCGTACAAGTTGAGACAAGCACAGCAATTGAAGATCAAAATGTTCATCTTGAATTATGATAGGTTTAAAATTGTTGACTGATCATCTATTGTCTCTCgctatttttaaagttgaacatgtactttttgtagaaaaaaattatagttttatttctaATGTCACTCTGAAAAAGTCTGTCCCCAGTAATTGTTACTCTTTTTTACATAGGGGTTGTGAAAATGGGTGAAAGTAATTAAGGtacatttttttcagtattgtttcaaatgatattatgaaAATACGTATTAGGCAATTCCATGCAAATGGCAACCTCACCACGAAACAATAAAGTTGccatattaataacaaaacttactttaaatatatcatcaaggtctatattttgaagtacaaaaTACTTCTGATCACGATATTCATGTTAATGGATGTTTTTCTCATTATAATGATGAGACTCGAACTCGACCCCAGCTCTATTGAATAGATATAGGTATTAACCCATTTTTATGTAAAAGGTTTGTGACTTCTATTTGTATTATCAAAAAGCAAAATCTGAATTTTCGTAGTTGGTCTTTCTTTTTTGTCTGATGCAATTCTTTAGAGCttgtatacatttttgtcaATCTGATATCACATCCACAGTAATTTAACCGTGATATTATTATGCCCATTACATAAAATACCTTCTTTTTCAAGGATCAGGGATGCGTGAGGAGAACATAAGTAtgtatatgaacatattatatatgtcatTTACTATTTGTGTATAATAGAGGCGTATGATTCGAATGAACAGCATGAAGAGATAGTTGATATTTTCCAAGGACCATCAACAACAATGTATGGATTATTCACTCATCATTTACATTGAAAGCGAAGAGATCTAAATAAAAGGGAAGACCGAGTAAAGTGGCAAAATGCCCATTCTTTCTACAACCacaaaatttactaaattaGACAAAGTTAAGCTTAGggcaataataattaatctaaattattattaagtatatttttcttatatttctgATAACTGAAAGAATGTCGAGCACCGGCAGATAATCATTCTGTTCAATATTTGTAAACCAGAACAAAAGCTTACGGGTAAATGATAGAAGCCTAACTTTAGCATTCCATGTTAATCATGGGTAAGTGGTgtgtaatgaagaaaaaaaaaacatgttcatttacaaaaaagttatcaaaaaagcGACGTTagcaaaaaaagataattacatCAGACATAGTGTGCACAGATCCGAATCTTACAAACTATGCAGCAATGGGGAGATTTGGGAAACAAACGTTTGACTTTCATGATATCATGATATGTTTGGCTTGAATTTCTACACCCAATCAAACGAGTTGCATTCAAATGTTCATACGCCAATCGCGTTTGATGTATCTGACTtcacataattcatttttgaaaatgtttgctCAGATAAATAAGTCTTACCAGATGCAATGTTCTTCAGTTTTGGAAATTCATCATCAGACAAGGAGCTGTATAATGCAACAAGTTTTCCTTCTATGCCTTTCTCTTTCAACAAGTCATTTGCCTTCAAATCAATGAGCTCCAACTTAAGTTCAACTGGTACATCACCCAA
The genomic region above belongs to Lepeophtheirus salmonis chromosome 8, UVic_Lsal_1.4, whole genome shotgun sequence and contains:
- the LOC121122939 gene encoding LOW QUALITY PROTEIN: uncharacterized protein (The sequence of the model RefSeq protein was modified relative to this genomic sequence to represent the inferred CDS: deleted 2 bases in 1 codon), producing MSGNSVKAGEGSAPQITYSQQTGFPTIAPAPQQTTLGQGHQGIMSTHQGQFQVISSPPYGTSGAAQNAASATTQYIPQFATYNQQGQLVISPSNFPASAYGQHQIFLTAAPGMQQAQQTQQQAVQQQQVQQQQAAQHQQQQSNHQGGSAKGLLTTTQGINSLLHLFPSVNIRAILSLTMDLFRVTVRGSKLTCLNTSPLMTASQPGLFTSLSSNEAKNDSSKQGQSGLAQQNTAGATTAQAHQGSFIMHNGIAYMNPQHQQAILSSNGQIILRAPTSHETTQQPIMFSPSALTQQSHIQSPGATNQQQGQQQAGQQLSLAPPTLQPMSLSATNTAGTIRHVTTNSNNVSSQSGAPPGKTAISRALPTILPTTNVRPTYTLPQIPVSQASLQVNHQQQSSPKSKNKFSPRGGMGSSAGRQQPGKVNSSVGGATANSILKPSMVQQRATPPGTGTIMSSSPSPLSMGPPILSQQQPPVNSQSQPPVNSHSQPPTLQPMLTVASGGVSTTRTQLHSQYPSLITSAPSPSSGASATVLVSTSSSTLTSTKVLSTSSTASKSKTSSGNNNTLIKAKPPTSTPPPVSSSLNSSTTNGVTESGSVNNGSSGGSDTPKAFVKPNVLTHVIDGHIIQESSQPFSLEAGDDKAQNPGGVPKKESLTEESFSHKHNSSSNSISSPATTGTCVVSLSVSSGSSSTPIMTTTTATTTSTKSSTSSTNSSVTTGTTTHAEKKRGPGRPSGSTRQNIDNQRNPGSGNNQSSKGNNHHIKDGSGPPSEKRRKLTDDPIIKPLPLSTSNSVFGKNGNPLKWSVQQVCDFVKSLHGCAEYVEDFMLQEIDGQALMLLKTEHLMAAMSIKLGPALKICSAINEMREEVKQN